A stretch of the Xylocopa sonorina isolate GNS202 chromosome 12, iyXylSono1_principal, whole genome shotgun sequence genome encodes the following:
- the LOC143429658 gene encoding uncharacterized protein LOC143429658 produces the protein MMSRNNENGISLATPPAIHVGPIVNPGTNETISIVIPLSAQLATVTSQKIEKSCKDCNKDAKQLSNNAPSRPRNDKTKGCPYPGCTRYGRAFSRAHDLKRHIARHEMRKEKLLDYENCVTGKQQNAKESSESIANGVDRQHMSWADDSRETKSYSCSHCKKKYTSEVKLKAHMSSHEKVLGKNVCALCGTCSRDEEELQEHMKQHTANMLEAQTALEKGRKEQPDKEDDFLLEEMLLLNKNPRRTMQTGKNTSNTASKIRCDYCSKTFKTKWTLSSHVAAHEGRFQFHCDQCGKKFVRKSHYEGHVRSHEAARPYVCEQCGKTFKELKHRREHTKRKHPTNQNAIQTLLDSISPCGSDELPVDQTKFTLLMPVNFSV, from the exons ATGATGAGCAGGAATAATGAAAATGGTATATCTTTGGCGACGCCTCCAGCTATTCACGTGGGTCCCATAGTAAATCCAGGCACCAACGAAACCATCTCTATCGTAATACCGTTATCGGCTCAGTTGGCCACGGTTACCAGTCAGAAAATCGAGAAGTCATGCAAAGATTGCAATAAGGATGCTAAACAATTGTCGAACAATGCCCCGTCCAGGCCAAGAAATGACAAAACGAAGGGTTGCCCTTATCCCGGTTGCACCAGATACGGAAGAGCGTTTTCCAGGGCACATGACCTGAAACGTCATATTGCTCGTCATGAAATGAGGAAGGAGAAGCTACTTGACTATGAAAATTGCGTTACGGGTAAACAACAGAATGCTAAGGAAAGTAGCGAAAGTATAGCAAATGGAGTTGATAGGCAGCACATGAGTTGGGCTGATGATTCACGTGAGACCAAGTCTTATTCTTGCTCCCATTGCAAGAAGAAGTACACCAGTGAAGTTAAGTTGAAGGCCCATATGAGTTCTCATGAAAAG GTTCTAGGCAAGAACGTGTGCGCTCTCTGTGGAACGTGTTCCCGGGACGAGGAGGAGTTACAGGAACACATGAAGCAACATACGGCGAACATGTTGGAGGCCCAAACAGCTctagaaaaaggaagaaaagagcAACCGGATAAGGAAGACGATTTCCTGCTGGAAGAAATGTTACTTCTCAACAAAAACCCAAGAAGAACGATGCAAACGGGGAAAAATACCTCCAACACAGCATCCAAGATAAGATGCGACTACTGTTCCAAGACCTTCAAGACCAAATGGACGTTGAGCTCCCATGTGGCAGCCCACGAAGGACGTTTCCAATTTCACTGCGATCAGTGCGGCAAAAAATTCGTGAGAAAGAGCCACTATGAAGGCCACGTGAGGTCTCACGAGGCTGCACGACCATACGTCTGCGAACAGTGCGGGAAAACTTTTAAGGAACTGAAGCACAGACGGGAGCACACTAAGAGGAAGCATCCAACCAATCAGAACGCGATTCAGACACTATTAGACAGTATCAGTCCATGTGGATCTGACGAATTGCCAGTGGACCAAACCAAGTTCACGCTCCTGATGCCTGTTAACTTTTCTGTCTAA
- the Mrpl39 gene encoding mitochondrial ribosomal protein L39, with the protein MFQRCKILCLTPSIQSRYKSVLSKAEAKEKRNLLFEEEKSKQNNVGRIEKIDVKYKSPIEEITLVMNKGLSTPTDCAKHISEGVTKVSALALVDGLPWDMNRPLTSQCELKLLSLLSPENKVVNTAFWRTCSFILGAVIDVAFKPDVKVHLHSFPIPMIKSGSFIYDVHLELDDWKPTDQEMRALSAQYIKFVNKELPIERIDTTETIALDMFQDNPIKTEQIPNIAKSNNNKITLYRIGDHVDISKGPMIGNSSLIGRCTIAAVHKVPEKEYLYRFQGVALPKGVLLNQFAYGLLENRARKMNNMTWSLQTEDNNEDENFAEVSIRN; encoded by the exons ATGTTTCAGCG GTGTAAAATTTTGTGTCTAACACCAAGTATACAATCACGATATAAAAGTGTACTATCAAAAGCTGAAGCAAAGGAGAAAAGAAACTTGTTGTTTGAAGAGGAAAAAAGCAAACAAAACAATGTGGGAAGAATTGAAAAGATAGATGTCAAGTATAAATCCCCTATAGAGGAGATAACACTTGTAATGAATAAAGGTCTATCGACTCCTACAGATTGTGCAAAACATATTTCTGAGGGTGTTACCAAGGTTTCGGCTCTTGCTTTAGTCGATGGATTACCATGGGATATGAATAGACCTTTAACATCGCAATGTGAACTAAAACTTTTAAGTTTGCTCAGTCCAGAAAACAAAGTAGTGAACACAGCCTTCTGGAGGACTTGTTCCTTCATTCTTGGCGCTGTTATAGATGTAGCATTCAAACCAGATGTAAAAGTTCATTTGCACAGCTTCCCAATACCTATGATAAAATCTGGCAGTTTTATATATGATGTGCATCTTGAATTAGATGATTGGAAACCTACAGATCAAGAAATGCGTGCATTATCTGCTCAGTACATAAAATTTGTGAACAAAGAATTGCCTATAGAAAGGATAGATACCACAGAAACTATTGCGCTTGATATGTTTCAGGACAATCCAATTAAAACAGAACAGATACCAAATATAGCAAAGTCTAATAATAATAAGATTACATTGTATAGGATCGGAGACCATGTGGACATTAGTAAAGGACCTATGATAGGAAACAGCTCGTTGATAGGACGCTGTACAATTGCTGCTGTTCACAAAGTTCCGGAGAAAGAGTATCTATACAGATTTCAAGGTGTTGCACTACCCAAGGGAGTACTTTTAAATCAATTCGCGTATGGTTTGTTAGAGAATCGCGCTAGAAAGATGAACAATATGACGTGGTCGTTGCAAACGGAAGACAATAACGAGGACGAGAACTTTGCCGAAGTGTCCATTAGAAATTGA
- the Polr3k gene encoding RNA polymerase III subunit K, translating into MLMFCPTCGNVLRVEEALAGLRFACNTCPYIFNIARKVSSRTYPKLKEVDDVLGGSAAWENVDSTEERCPKCSHPRAYFMQIQTRSADEPMTTFYKCCNPQCGHNWRD; encoded by the coding sequence ATGTTGATGTTCTGTCCAACCTGTGGCAATGTGCTTCGTGTAGAAGAAGCTCTAGCTGGATTGCGTTTCGCGTGTAACACGTGCCCTTACATATTCAATATCGCGAGAAAAGTGAGCAGTCGTACGTATCCAAAATTGAAGGAAGTCGACGATGTGCTAGGTGGAAGCGCCGCTTGGGAAAACGTCGACTCAACGGAAGAACGGTGCCCAAAGTGTTCCCATCCGCGAGCGTATTTCATGCAGATTCAGACCAGGTCTGCTGACGAGCCTATGACAACATTTTACAAATGTTGCAATCCCCAATGTGGTCACAACTGGCGCGATTAA
- the Tcs1 gene encoding threonyl-carbamoyl synthesis 1 — protein sequence MFLCCLRVLCYSKLTSSLFLKQFHSLFKGNRSIVSVKHLGPMTAFLDGVSEEIKLLQDSSKHWVCKGRRSVAVAATLLQQNEIVAIPTDTVYGLVGLASSNSSIQKLYEIKNRSDDKPLSISVSSVNNVQHYGVVDHLPRKLLTTLLPGPFTLILKRTPALNPALNPNHDTVGIRVPNFKFINCVSEIVGPLALTSANVSNEPSCLYAREFKHLWPELGAIFHDSFKVSHSSKKHRKGSTIVDLTEPNYYKIVRPGIGLKGLLLYLGMNGLKPRSDY from the coding sequence ATGTTTTTGTGTTGTCTAAGAGTTTTGTGTTATTCTAAATTAACAAGTTCTCTATTTTTAAAACAGTTTCATTCCTTATTCAAAGGAAATAGATCTATCGTAAGCGTAAAACATTTAGGCCCGATGACTGCTTTCTTGGATGGAGTTTCAGAAGAAATAAAACTGTTGCAAGACTCTAGTAAACATTGGGTCTGTAAAGGACGGCGTAGTGTGGCAGTAGCTGCTACGTTGTTGCAGCAGAATGAAATTGTAGCAATACCAACAGATACAGTATACGGCCTTGTTGGACTTGCGTCAAGCAACAGTTCCATTCAGAAACTTTATGAAATTAAAAATCGCAGTGATGACAAACCATTATCCATTTCTGTCAGTTCAGTGAACAATGTACAACATTATGGCGTTGTCGACCATTTACCACGCAAGTTGCTAACAACATTATTACCTGGACCGTTTACGCTTATTTTAAAAAGAACACCGGCTTTAAATCCAGCTCTGAATCCCAACCATGATACTgtaggcattagagttccaaattTTAAATTCATAAATTGCGTCTCTGAAATTGTTGGCCCTTTAGCATTAACAAGCGCTAATGTGAGTAATGAACCAAGTTGCTTGTATGCTAGAGAATTTAAACATTTATGGCCTGAATTGGGtgcaatatttcatgatagctTCAAAGTTAGCCATTCTTCTAAAAAACACAGAAAGGGATCTACAATTGTTGATTTAACAGAACCAAATTATTACAAAATTGTACGCCCTGGAATTGGGCTTAAAGGACTTCTTCTATATTTAGGAATGAATGGATTGAAACCACGAAGTGATTATTAA
- the LOC143429660 gene encoding uncharacterized protein LOC143429660 translates to MNVNKRQKIPTTKCHQLEELQRNRINSSAEYNCHVYALDTLPPEVLEMVLQLLPFHDLATSVRLVSRHCSTTAAIVLNSGFLTAGARIENLLKRIQNATKYAKTESELFNCSKALNALELVKAQYKMLRAVTWRYTHPPTKHQKFPRLCFYAGSLLDNLNELLGRIAKYHPSIVDSRTADSSVASFTGICKRFMNFFEKISERRVNRSALISGCKVVDVLDCLIEGRQLLSFKVSSNGKRSGGIVSMRLKYTMKRAWFTCLEVSKNADENSWRDEQRFMYLRLRRLVGSVNEHLFENMHYEHELLLQISFTLPLRPPPASTYSGYGEYGGRFFYYGNMNKYAYENKFMHTVSTAHLTVEIEQQVQRPPSFDLVIDIELKCTPELAPLAVKSNLRFDEFETYEMKTCRNQQLYLRMDVTCPASTANRLPGNFVWELRSSRCMRKNS, encoded by the exons atgaatgtgaacaagCGCCAAAAGATACCTACTACGAAATGCCACCAGCTCGAGGAATTACAAAGGAATCGAATAAATTCGTCAGCAGAGTACAATTGTCATGTCTATGCGTTGGACACGCTCCCGCCGGAAGTTCTAGAGATGGTTCTCCAACTGTTACCTTTTCACGACCTTGCCACTTCTGTGCGTTTGGTTTCCAG ACACTGTTCAACGACAGCAGCGATAGTTTTAAATAGCGGCTTTCTCACGGCTGGCGCGAGAATCGAAAATCTTCTAAAGCGCATTCAAAACGCTACGAAATACGCGAAAACAGAGAGCGAATTGTTCAACTGCAGTAAAGCCTTGAACGCTCTCGAGCTAGTCAAGGCGCAGTACAAAATGCTACGAGCTGTCACGTGGAGGTACACGCATCCACCTACAAAACATCAGAAGTTTCCAAGGCTTTGCTTCTACGCGGGCAGCCTGCTCGACAATTTAAACGAACTTCTCGGAcgaattgcaaagtatcatcCGTCTATCGTCGATTCTCGTACAGCGGATTCGAGTGTTGCGTCTTtcacaggcatctgcaaacggttcaTGAACTTTTTCGAGAAAATCTCTGAGCGCAGAGTGAACAG ATCAGCCCTGATTTCCGGGTGTAAGGTCGTAGACGTTCTAGACTGCCTTATAGAAGGTCGACAACTATTATCCTTCAAAGTGTCGTCCAACGGCAAACGTTCCGGAGGAATTGTCAGTATGAGGCTAAAATATACAATGAAACGTGCTTGGTTTACCTGCCTAGAAGTTTCCAAAAATGCAGATGAGAACTCCTGGAGAGATGAACAACGTTTCATGTATCTGCGATTACGACGTCTAGTGGGTAGCGTGAACGAGCACCTCTTTGAGAATATGCATTACGAGCACGAACTACTTTTACAG ATCTCTTTCACGCTTCCGTTAAGACCTCCGCCTGCATCCACTTACTCAGGATACGGTGAATACGGCGGGCGTTTCTTTTATTATGGAAATATGAACAAGTACGCGTATGAAAATAAATTTATGCATACGGTTAGCACGGCGCACTTGACAGTCGAAATCGAGCAACAAGTCCAGAGGCCACCGTCGTTCGATCTAGTAATCGATATCGAACTAAAGTGCACGCCGGAATTAGCGCCGCTCGCAGTCAAATCGAACTTAAGATTCGATGAGTTCGAAACTTACGAAATGAAAACGTGCAGAAACCAACAACTCTATCTACGAATGGACGTCACATGTCCAGCGTCAACAGCTAACAGGCTACCTGGTAATTTCGTATGGGAATTACGAAGCTCACGATGTATGCGTAAAAATTCGTGA
- the LOC143429822 gene encoding synaptic vesicle glycoprotein 2B, which translates to MGLDFLADGGADFEHAITVTGFGKFHYMLLAVCGLIYMDTAIGVTILSFVLPAAQCDLEMDSTAKGWLSASPMLGMVVGSYIWGCLADTKGRKVVLIVTLLMDGIVGVISSFVQYYWIFLLFRFFNGFAVTGAMGICFPYLGEFQPTKYRERCLCWMEMFWTVGVILLPLIAWLIIPRDFIYVSDTFYFKSWNLFVALCALPSIMLGLWLFAFPESPKFLLECGETDAALEVFKWIYSQNTGESPDSYPVKSLQEKTKDKSTRSLKLHKRKDLKVLLKEVQDLTTALCKSPYLKNTLLACGIQFGLTSSYYTLMVWFPELFTRFEQFELENPGETTSVCIVSSLPDNQTLADAYGCGTIIAESVYLHTVYIGLACIPGSIILPIFVHKLGAKFFLIVSLLVSGAVTVAFYYVVNATQNLILSCVFEALTSLGISLVYCVIVDMFPTNLRVMAAALSLTMGRLGALVGNLVFGYLIDLACVIPIILFAAFLFVCGFMSFLLPKTGKETLD; encoded by the exons ATGG GGCTCGACTTCTTGGCAGACGGAGGTGCCGATTTCGAGCATGCAATCACCGTAACAG GATTCGGGAAATTTCATTACATGCTGCTGGCGGTCTGCGGCTTAATTTACATGGACACCGCCATTGGGGTCACGATACTTTCCTTCGTGTTACCCGCGGCACAATGCGACTTGGAAATGGACTCCACGGCGAAGGGTTGGCTATCAGCATCCCCAATGCTAG GTATGGTGGTTGGTTCTTATATTTGGGGGTGCCTGGCTGATACCAAAGGGAGAAAGGTGGTGTTAATTGTCACTTTACTAATGGACGGCATTGTGGGCGTCATTTCTTCGTTTGTCCAATACTACTGGATCTTCCTGCTCTTCCGTTTTTTCAATGGGTTCGC CGTTACGGGAGCTATGGGAATTTGTTTTCCGTATTTAGGGGAGTTTCAGCCGACAAAGTATCGAGAAAGATGTCTTTGTTGGATGGAAATGTTCTGGACAGTCGGAgtcatattattaccac TGATCGCGTGGTTGATCATACCAAGGGACTTCATATACGTCTCGGACACATTTTACTTTAAGTCATGGAATCTCTTCGTGGCGCTTTGCGCGCTACCCTCGATTATGTTGGGCCTGTGGCTGTTCGCGTTTCCGGAGAGCCCGAAGTTCCTCCTCGAATGCGGCGAAACCGACGCCGCCCTTGAAGTATTTAAGTGGATCTACTCGCAGAACACGGGGGAGAGTCCTGATTCCTACCCG GTGAAGTCACTTCAAGAGAAGACCAAAGACAAGAGCACTAGGTCGCTGAAGCTGCACAAACGGAAGGACTTGAAAGTTCTTCTGAAAGAAGTGCAAGACTTAACTACGGCTCTCTGCAAGTCACCGTACCTAAAAAACACGCTATTAGCCTGTGGCATACAGTTTGGCCTCACCAGTAGTTACTATACTCTAATGGTGTGGTTCCCAGAATTATTTACTAG ATTCGAGCAGTTCGAACTCGAAAATCCTGGCGAAACCACCTCGGTTTGCATAGTATCCTCTTTGCCGGATAATCAAACGCTAGCGGACGCTTATGGTTGCGGTACCATAATAGCAGAGTCCGTCTATCTGCACACGGTTTACATAGGACTCGCGTGCATTCCCGGTTCCATCATTCTACCGATTTTCGTGCACAAACTTGGCGCCAAATTCTTTTTAA TCGTATCGCTGTTAGTTTCGGGCGCAGTAACCGTCGCCTTTTATTACGTCGTCAATGCAACGCAGAATCTGATACTATCCTGCGTTTTCGAAGCACTGACATCACTCGGTATCTCGTTGGTCTATTGCGTTATCGTCGACATGTTTCCGACGAATCTCAG GGTAATGGCTGCGGCTCTATCGCTCACTATGGGTCGATTAGGCGCATTGGTCGGTAACCTAGTGTTTGGCTACCTAATCGATCTGGCCTGTGTGATTCCTATAATTTTGTTCGCAGCATTTTTATTTG TATGTGGATTTATGTCTTTCCTGTTACCGAAAACGGGGAAAGAGACACTCGATTAG
- the Lili gene encoding LMBR1-like protein lilipod: MEDEADLREQLFHNTVRENIIFFLLFLVLYVSSYALIAKFRRRDREDYFSVDEDEATVYRISLWLCTVALAVSVGATLLLPVSIASNEVLILYPNSYYVKWLNSSLIQGLWNHVFLFSNLSLFVFLPFAYLFTESEGFVGYRNGVMARVYETVTVLCLLGTLVLGMTYVLSALIDYQKSSLHTLLNLSSYYLPFLYSCVSFVGVVMLLLCTPMGFVQLFGVVGSFLVKPQFLKNLDEEFFAYRLEEDCIRRRLQHAKTTGKSYVSPVPMSISTCGSMLEEDELLNASPSLMCLRNGALQRGLTERLEDIQKRRNILDQQRRTWWVRRTLLYPLAMLALLILSTATALLAVQNTLELLIGIKALPLSTRQFTLGISSLSKLGPIGATIEVAVILYLAATSAIGLYTLPGVRRFRPRLHSTPLTHLIANCALLLVLSSALPLLSRILGMTNFDLLGDFGRIEWLGNFKLVLFYNLIFAIAAIGCLVTKFTATVRKEIYARLRSSLVGIFRSEGKKNPPGMFSTKED; encoded by the exons ATGGAAGATGAAGCGGACCTCAGGGAACAACTGTTTCATAATACAGTCCGAGAGAATATT ATATTCTTCCTCTTATTCTTGGTTCTCTACGTTTCAAGCTACGCGTTAATCGCGAAGTTTCGGCGAAGAGACCGCGAAGATTACTTTTCTGTAGACGAAGATGAAGCGACGGTCTATAGGATCAGCCTCTGGTTGTGTACCGTTGCTCTGGCGGTTTCCGTCGGAGCGACCTTACTACTTCCGGTTTCGATCGCGAGCAACGAAGTGCTCATTTTGTATCCGAACAGCTATTATGTCAAGTGGCTCAATAGCTCGTTAATACAAG GTCTCTGGAATCATGTGTTCCTCTTTTCAAATTTATCCCTCTTCGTGTTTCTACCGTTCGCGTACTTGTTTACTGAGTCCGAGGGGTTCGTCGGCTATAGAAAC GGTGTGATGGCCAGAGTTTACGAAACTGTTACAGTTCTTTGCCTATTGGGAACACTCGTACTAGGAATGACATATGTCTTATCAGCACTTATAGATTATCAAAAATCCAGTCTTCACACGTTGCTCA ACTTATCGAGTTACTATTTACCTTTTCTTTACTCATGCGTTTCGTTTGTTGGAGTTGTTATGTTATTGC TATGTACACCAATGGGATTTGTACAATTATTCGGCGTGGTTGGTTCGTTTCTTGTAAAACCACAGTTCCTAAAAAACTTAGACGAAGAATTCTTCGCGTACAGACTAGAGGAGGATTGTATTCGTAGAAG ACTACAACACGCGAAAACAACGGGAAAGTCATACGTTTCGCCAGTGCCTATGTCGATATCAACGTGCGGTTCAATGCTCGAGGAAGACGAGCTACTTAACGCGAGTCCGAGCTTAATGTGCTTGAGGAACGGTGCTCTGCAGCGTGGTTTGACAGAGCGATTAGAAGATATTCAAAAACGGAGGAACATTTTGGATCAGCAAAGGCGAACCTGGTGGGTTCGACGCACTTTGCTCTACCCTCTGGCCATGTTAGCGCTACTTATACTTTCCACTGCCACGGCTCTATTGGCGGTTCAAAACACGCTAGAGTTGCTTATCGGTATTAAGGCGCTACCATTGAGTACAAGG CAATTCACTCTCGGCATCAGCTCACTGTCGAAGCTAGGCCCTATTGGAGCAACAATAGAAGTAGCTGTAATTTTGTACCTAGCTGCTACGAGCGCGATAGGCTTGTACACGCTTCCGGGCGTAAGAAGATTTCGACCACGGCTCCATTCTACGCCACTTACTCATCTCATCGCGAATTGCGCCCTTCTTCTCGTACTCAGCTCAGCGTTGCCATTGTTATCTCGAATATTAG GCATGACAAATTTCGATCTACTCGGTGATTTTGGACGTATTGAATGGCTCGGTAACTTTAAACTAGTATTGTTCTACAATTTAATATTCGCCATAGCGGCGATCGGTTGCCTAGTGACAAAATTCACTGCTACCGTTCGCAAAGAGATCTACGCCAGATTAAGGAGCAGCCTGGTAGGAATATTTAGAAGCGAGGGTAAGAAAAATCCTCCAGGAATGTTTTCTACGAAAGAAGATTAG
- the LOC143429887 gene encoding chymotrypsin-like elastase family member 2A, protein MNLRSGLTILFLVIAEIDCAILRIVQERHTSSHRQPRAILVEKNTTSSTVSGRKEIGITTGRIFNGKPSKRGSWPWQVSLQLLHPKLGFIGHWCGGVLIEPTWVVTAAHCIHNELFNLPIGALWTAVVGEWELDSGGRGSARLPVERVILHERFNNYVHDIALMKLARPAPLSKVVRTICLPEPEEKLTNGQCVTSGWGRYGPSQSLSTALLEASVPLVDLDKCMKAYGKSVPIRSSHICAGHTDGSSGSCVGDSGGPLQCRRADGVWQLAGVTSFGSGCARPGYPDVYTRIQYYVKWIRNIMHNDENSQFF, encoded by the exons ATGAATCTTCGCAGTGGACTGACGATACTTTTCCTCGTTATTGCGGAGATTGACTGTGCAATTCTGAGGATCGTGCAGGAACGTCATACCT CGTCGCACAGGCAACCACGAGCGATCCTTGTGGAGAAGAACACCACTTCCTCCACTGTGAGCGGCCGAAAGGAAATCGGGATCACGACCGGGCGAATATTCAACGGGAAACCAAGCAAACGAGGATCCTGGCCTTGGCAGGTGTCTCTTCAACTTCTTCATCCAAAGCTGGGATTTATTGGCCACTGGTGTGGCGGTGTTCTCATCGAACCCACTTGGGTCGTCACGGCTGCTCATTGTATTCATAA tgaacttTTCAATTTACCAATCGGTGCACTCTGGACGGCGGTTGTAGGAGAATGGGAATTGGACTCGGGTGGTCGTGGCTCGGCAAGACTACCTGTTGAACGAGTCATCCTACATGAGAGATTCAATAATTACGTGCACGATATCG CTCTGATGAAGCTAGCCAGACCAGCACCTCTGTCCAAAGTAGTACGAACAATCTGTTTACCAGAACCAGAAGAGAAGCTCACAAATGGACAATGCGTTACTTCTGGATGGGGTCGATACGGTCCTTCTCAGTCGCTTTCCACAGCACTTTTAGAAGCCTCAGTGCCATTAGTGGACCTCGATAAATGCATGAAAGCTTACGGGAAATCAGTACCAATTCGTAGCAGCCACATTTGTGCTGGTCACACTGATGGTTCATCTGGAAGCTGCGTG GGTGATTCCGGAGGACCATTGCAATGTCGTCGTGCGGATGGAGTATGGCAATTGGCGGGCGTCACTTCTTTTGGATCAGGATGTGCGAGGCCAGGATATCCGGACGTCTACACTAGGATACAGTATTATGTGAAATGGATTAGGAATATTATGCATAATGACGAGAATTcgcaatttttctaa
- the Yod1 gene encoding yod1 deubiquitinase, with protein MAGYVLRVKTKSGQKVVNGLLPQDKLSKLRSKLVELTGIPSEALHVLCGFPPRPINMNDESASLEVCGIISGDTLIVEEKPPVYNGKQKSDEIGRPHVVEENDFNTNTLGVLMKKVVPADNSCLFTSVGYVLSGKVDPTCASYMREIIANAVASDPEEYSEAILGRPNPEYCKWILKPESWGGAIELSILSKFYGLEIAVIDSINAIINRFGEDQHYAQRVFLIFDGIHYDPLYLELNDAEGNIQTMFPTEDEKILFKAAELAKEVKSSRQFTDIQKFTLMCNDCKIKLNGQIEAQQHAKETGHMNFGEVAV; from the exons ATGGCCGGATATGTGTTGAGGGTCAAAACGAAATCGGGTCAAAAGGTTGTGAATGGGTTGCTCCCACAGGACAAGCTGAGCAAACTACGGTCAAAGCTCGTCGAGCTAACGGGAATACCATCCGAAGCGCTTCATGTCCTCTGCGGTTTCCCACCGAGGCCGATTAATATGAACGATGAATCCGCCTCGTTAGAGGTCTGCGGTATTATTTCGGGCGATACTTTGATTGTAGAAGAGAAACCACCAGTTTATAACGGGAAACAAAAATCAGATGAAATCGGACGACCTCATGTTGTCGAAGAGAACGACTTCAATACGAACACGCTTGGTGTACTAATGAAGAAGGTTGTACCTGCGGATAACTCTTGCTTGTTTACCAGCGTTGGTTATGTGCTCAGTG GCAAGGTAGACCCTACTTGCGCAAGCTATATGAGAGAGATTATAGCAAATGCAGTTGCATCCGATCCTGAGGAATATTCTGAAGCTATCTTAGGTCGACCAAATCCTGAATATTGCAAATGGATTTTGAAACCTGAGTCATGGGGTGGAGCTATAGAACTGTCAATATTATCTAAATTTTATGGACTAGAGATAGCAGTAATTGATAGCATTAATGCCATAATTAATAGATTTGGAGAAGACCAGCATTATGCCCAGAGAGTTTTTCTAATATTCGATGGAATTCATTATGATCCTCTGTATTTGGAGCTGAACGAT GCAGAAGGCAACAttcaaacaatgtttcctactGAAGATGAGAAGATATTGTTCAAAGCAGCTGAACTTGCAAAAGAAGTCAAATCTAGTCGTCAATTTACAGACATTCAGAAATTTACATTAATGTGCAATGACTGCAAGATCAAATTAAATGGGCAAATAGAAGCTCAACAGCATGCTAAGGAGACAGGTCACATGAACTTTGGCGAAGTAGCCGTGTAG